The following coding sequences are from one Capsicum annuum cultivar UCD-10X-F1 chromosome 3, UCD10Xv1.1, whole genome shotgun sequence window:
- the LOC107864343 gene encoding selenium-binding protein 1: MATDMEVGVNGCCKKGPGYASPLAAMSGPKESLIYVTCIYAGTGRGKPDYLATVDVDPNSPSYSKVIHRLPMPYEGDELHHSGWNSCSSCYEDPSAARRYLVLPSLISGRIYAVDTQKDPRAPSLYKVVQPDDVIQKTGLAFPHTAHCLASGEIMVSCLGDKDGNAEGNGFLLLDSDFNVKGRWEKPGHSPFFGYDFWYQPRHNTMISSTWGAPSAFTKGFNLEHVTNGLYGQHLHVYTWPGGEIKQTLDLGNTGLLPLEVRFLHNPAEAIGYVGCALTSNMVRFFKNPDGSWGHEVAISVKPVKVQNWILPEMPGLITDFLISLDDRFLYLANWLHGDIRQYNIEDPANPKLTGQVFVGGVFQKGNAVLAEAEDGSTYQVDVPEIQGHQLRGGPQMIQLSLDGKRLYATNSLFSTWDRQFYPELIEKGGHMLQIDVDTEKGGLAVNPNFFVDFGAEPDGPSLAHEMRYPGGDCTSDIWI, encoded by the exons ATGGCAACAGATATGGAGGTGGGAGTTAATGGGTGTTGCAAAAAAGGACCTGGTTATGCTTCTCCACTTGCTGCTATGTCTGGTCctaaagaatctttaatttatgTCACCTGCATTTATGCTG GAACAGGAAGGGGAAAACCTGACTACTTGGCTACCGTAGATGTTGATCCTAATTCACCATCTTATTCGAAAGTAATCCATAGGCTGCCAATGCCTTATGAGGGCGATGAACTACATCACTCTGGATGGAATTCTTGCAGTTCTTGTTATGAAGATCCATCAGCTGCTCGACGATATCTCGTCCTGCCTTCACTAAT ATCAGGACGCATTTATGCAGTTGATACACAAAAGGATCCGAGAGCTCCCAGTTTGTATAAAGTTGTTCAGCCAGATGATGTCATTCAGAAGACGGGATTAGCATTCCCTCACACTGCTCACTGCCTTGCTTCTGGGGAGATAATGGTGTCATGTCTCGGAGATAAAGATGGAAATGCCGAGGGGAATGGATTTCTTCTTCTTGATTCAGACTTTAACGTGAAAGGAAG gTGGGAGAAGCCAGGGCATAGTCCCTTCTTTGGTTACGACTTTTGGTACCAGCCTCGACATAACACCATGATCAGTTCCACCTGGGGAGCTCCATCTGCTTTCACCAAAGGTTTCAACCTCGAGCATGTTACTAATGGGCTTTATGGTCAGCATTTGCATGTCTACACATGGCCTGGTGGTGAAATAAAACAGACGCTGGATCTTGGGAACACCGGGCTCCTTCCTCTAGAG GTAAGGTTCTTGCATAATCCAGCTGAAGCAATTGGGTATGTGGGATGTGCTTTGACCAGTAACATGGTGCGTTTTTTCAAGAATCCAGATGGCTCTTGGGGACATGAG GTAGCTATCTCAGTTAAACCAGTGAAAGTGCAGAACTGGATTCTTCCTGAAATGCCTGGTCTTATTACCGATTTTCTGATCTCTCTTGACGATCGTTTTCTATACCTGGCAAACTGGCTACACGGTGACATCAGACAGTACAACATCGAGGACCCTGCCAATCCTAAGCTGACTGGCCAAGTGTTTGTTGGAGGCGTGTTTCAAAAAGGGAACGCTGTACTCGCTGAGGCTGAAGATGGTTCAACATACCAAGTCGATGTCCCAGAAATCCAG GGACATCAATTGAGAGGGGGACCTCAGATGATACAACTGAGTCTAGATGGGAAACGTTTGTACGCTACAAACTCACTTTTCAGTACATGGGACCGTCAATTCTACCCCGAGTTAATAGAGAAAGGAGGTCACATGTTACAAATTGACGTCGACACAGAGAAAGGTGGCCTTGCTGTCAACCCGAACTTTTTCGTTGATTTCGGAGCAGAACCTGATGGTCCATCCTTGGCTCATGAAATGAGGTATCCTGGTGGTGACTGCACTTCTGATATTTGGATATGA